GATTTAGACTTCAACGCTTCTTGAAACCATCGATGTTCCGTTGACGTATGATTGACAACTATATCCAACATGATTTTTAACTCTCGTGCATGCGCTTCTTGAATGAGTGTTTTCAAATCATCCTCGTCACCAAATTGTGCATTGATTTGATAATAATCTCGAATATCATAACCATTATCATTCATTGGTGAATCATAAATCGGTGTAAGCCATATATAATCAACGCCTAAATACGCTAGATAATCTAACTTTTCAATGATACCTTGTAAATCACCTTCACCATTTCCAGTTGTATCATTAAAAGACTTTACGTAAATTTGATACACAACTGATTTTTTCCAATCTCGTTGTACCAATGCTATCCCACCTTAAATTTAAAGATTGTCATCTACCATTTTTTTCGCCTTTTCACGACTAAATCGCGATAACAGAATTGTTAATATACACGGTACAATCATTGATATTAAAGTACCTACGATATATACACCCCAGAATTGTTGTTTGATGGACAAAATCGCAGGGACACCACCAACACCTACACTACCGATAACACCTGCTGCACCAATAAGCGCACCGACACACATAGATGTTAAAATTGCAGCAATAAACGGATATTTCAATGGTAAGTTTACACCAAACATCGCTGGTTCTGTCACACCCAAAAATCCTGAAATACCTGATGTTGCAGCCAAGCTTCGTTCCTTGTCGAGCTTACGTTTTTTATAAACATACCACGCACCAAATGCAGCAGAACCTTGTGCAATATTAGACATCGCAACAATTGGCCATAAATACGTGCCACCGATATTACTACCCATGAGTTGGAAATCTACTGCTAAAAACATATGGTGTAGACCTGTAATGACTAAAGGCGCATACAACAAACCATAAATGGCACCACCAAGCCATCCAGCGTTTTGGAATAAAAATGTAACTGCACCAGTAATGCCTTTACCAATGACCAAAGCGACTGGACCAATGATTAAAAAGGCTAAAAATCCCGTTACAAGTAAAGCGATTGGACCTACGACTAATAACTTGATTGAATCATGTACCACTTTGTTAAGCGCCTTTTCAATTTTGGCTAACACGTATGCAGCAAGTAAGACTGGTAACACTTGTCCTTGATAGTTAAGTTGTTCGATGTTCAAACCGAAAATGTGCCAAGTAGGTATCTTATCAACTTTCCCAATATCGTACTGAGAAAGTAATTGTGGATGCATTAATACGAGTCCAAGTACAAGACCTAATACAGGGTTTCCACCAAATACCCGCATCGCACTCCATCCTACAAGCGCAGGTAAGAAAATAAATGCCGTGGTTGCAATCACATTAATAATATTCGCAAAGTCTGCGATTTGTGGTACACGTTCGACGATAGACGGTGATTTGTTAATAAGCGGCATCGTTAATACGTTGTTAATGCCTAATAATAAACCCGCAGTGACAATCGCAGGCAAAATCGGAATAAAGATGTCTCCAAGCAATTTAATTAAACGTTGAATTGGATTCCCTTTTTTCGCAGCCATCGCTTTCGCTTCATCTTTTGACGCTTCTGTTGTTCCTGTTTCTTTAACCAAAATGTTATACGCCTCGTCGACAGTTCCTGGACCAATGACAATTTGGTATTGATTATCAGCTTTAAATTGCCCTTTCACAAGTGGATTTGCAGCTAATTTGTCTTTGTTTACTTTACTATCATCTTCTAATACTAAACGTAAGCGCGTCACACAATGCGTTGCGGTTTGTAAATTGTCCTTACCACCAATAGCATCGATAATGTCACGTACATCTGATACTTTTACAGCCATCCCATACACTCCCTATACTTTGACTTGTCTATACAAATTATATGTTGTATAGACAAGTTTTGTAAAGGCTTACATAATTCTTTATGCAAATGTCCATTACTACCACACAATGAATTCCCTTCGTATGAATAGCACCCTCGGTCATGACGCGCACACTCAATATGCTTTGACCACTAAAATTGTTACAATTAAATGATTTGACCCTCACCAGCTGGGTTATATTTAAACATCAATCACACATTTTTCTACAACGTAAAAAAGCCAAATGTTCAAATCGCGTTAAACATTTGGCTTTTATATCTATTAGTCTTGGATTTTACTTATAATGGCGGAGGAAGAGGGATTCGAACCCCCGCGAGCCGTTAAGCCCCTGTCGGTTTTCAAGACCGATCCCTTCAGCCGGACTTGGGTATTCCTCCGTGTTACGAGCACATAAAATATAATATTATAGCCCGCACACAATGTCAACAAAAATTTTACAAAAATTAAACAAAAGTTTTGCGTTTGAGATGTTCGTGAACAGAAACCGCGACTTCACGTCCTTCTTTAATCGCCCAAACAACTAAGCTTTGTCCTCGTCGTGCATCACCAGCCGCAAAATATTTATCCTGATTCGTTTTATAATCTTTCGTATCTGCCATAATCTTTTGACGATGCACTTTTAATCCCAATGCTTGTGTCACTTGAGATGTCACCCCTTCAAAACCAATTGCTAATAAAACAAGGTCCGCTGGGATTAAAATCTCACGGTCATCTCCTATGAGCGTGCCGTCCGCTTGGTCATGTTGCACTTGCGCATAAATTCCACGTACATGAAACATATCATCAATGTCAAATCGCATCGTTTGAATCCCATAAGCTCTTGGTTCCACCCCAAATTTCGCTTCATATTCTTGATGCGCATAATCTTTTTTCAAAATAGGCTCAGGAAAAGGCCAACTGTAATTCATAACGAAGCGCTCAGGCTTTTTAGCTTTACGATTAAATTGAACGACAGATTTACACCCATCACGCAACGCTGTGGCAACACAGTCCGCACCGGTATCGCCATCACCAATAACGACGACGTTTTTGTCTTTAGCCGAAATTGTTTGTGTTGTCGCCTCACCTAGCAGCAATTGTGTTTGTTCCGTTAAATAATCCATCGCAAAATGAATGCCTAAACCCATTCGCCCTTCTAAAGGTAAGTCCCGTGGTTTTTCAGCACCTGTACATACAACAATGGCATCATACGTACGATCTAATTCCTCTTTTGTCATATCCTTACCAATTTCTACATTACAATAAAAATGAATGCCCGCTTCTTTCATCAAATCAATACGTCGGAACACCACACTTTTATCTAATTTCATATTCGGTATCCCATACGTTAATAATCCACCTGGTTGCGCTTGTTTTTCAAATACATCTACTGTATATCCTAAAGCGTTTAACTCTTCAGCCGCGGCGAGTCCAGCTGGTCCGCTTCCGACAATCGCCACTTTTTGATTTAAACGCTCTTCTGGTAATCGCGGCTTCACCCAACCTTGTTCAAATGCCTCGTCAATAATCGTTCGCTCGATACCTTTAATTGCCACAGAATCACGATTGATTTTCATCACACATGACGCTTCACAAGGCGCAGGACACACATATCCCGTGAAATCAGGAAAATTATTCGTTTCGGACAAACGTTCATACGCTGTTTTAAAATCGCTCCGGTACACGAAATCATTCCATTCAGGAATATAATTACCCAACGGACAACCAAGTGTGTCACGCTCAATTTGAACACCTGTTTGACAAAAAGGTGTCCCACAATCCATACACCGTGCCCCTTGTTGTTGTGCGTCTTCATTAGTAAAGCGCCATTGATACGCATCAAAGTTCGCAATTCGGTCCGTCAAAGGCAACTCATCAAGCTTTCGTTTCGGATATTTCATAAACCCTTTAAATTCACCCATTATTAGACCTCCTTTAGTATACCGAAATGGTCGTATCCAATTTTGATTCGGCTATATCGGAATGATCATTAAATGCAGATAGCAAGGCCTCTTGGCGACCTTGATTCTGTTCATAATAATAAATTTTTTGCATCATTTGTTTATAATCTTTCGGGATGACTTTAATACAATTTGCGAGCTGTATTTCAAAGTCTTCTAAAATACGTTGTGCTTTTTTACTTTGAGTATACGTTACATGCTGGATTAACATTTGTTTTAACATGGTTGCTTCTTTCACGTCCGTAACCGTATCAAAATCCAATGTATCAAGCGCATGCGCTTCCTTAAACGTCTGAACATTTAAAGGGAATATGTAGCTTACACCGCCACTCATCCCTTGACCGAAGTTTTTACCAACATCGCCTAAAATCACAACACGCCCCCCGGTCATATATTCCAAACCGTGATCGCCAACGCCTTCGACAACTACATTCACACCACTATTCCGAATACAGAAACGTTCACCAGCACGCCCATTAATGTACGCGTTACCACTCGTCGCACCATAAAAACACACGTTACCCACAATGATGTCTTGTTCTCGCGCTTCATGAGGTGCATTTATGACAATGCGTCCCCCAGATAAGCCTTTACCGACATAATCATTCGCATCGCCAGTATGATAGAGTGAAAGACCTTGAGGAATCCATGCCCCTAAGCTTTGACCTGCGTGCCCTGTCGTATATACATTTATCGTATTCGGTGCAAGCCCTTCCAAACCATAGTGTCGTGTGATTTCACTTCCAGTAATCACACCTACATTACGTTGCACATTGCCTATCGAGAACGTCCCACTGAAAGTTGTACCATTCGCAATCGCTTGACGCGTAGCAGGTAACAGTGTTGTAAGATCAAACCCATTTTCCAAACCGTGCTGTTGATCAATTGACTTCGTGCGTGCGCCATCATTTTGGTGCAATAATGCATTTAGATTCAATTCACGTGCCTTCGGATGTTTACGTGCCTTAGAAGATGGCGTTAATAAATCTGTTCGACCCACAAGTTCATCTACCGAACGTAAACCAAGTTCCGCTAAAATCTCGCGTAATTCTTCCGCAACAAAATGCATATAATTCACCACGTGATCTGCTTTACCTGTAAAAAGTGAACGTAACTCCCCATTTTGCGTCGCAATACCGACCGGACACGTATCTTTATGACAAACACGCATCATGATGCACCCTAATACAACAAGAGGCGCCGTTGCAAAACCGAACTCTTCCGCACCTAACATCGCTGCATACGCCACATCACGACCTGTCAGTAACTTGCCATCCGTTTCAAGACGTACACGTGAGCGCAAACCATTTAACATCAATGTTTGATGCGTTTCCGCCAAACCTAATTCCCACGGTAATCCTGCATGCTGAATACTCGTTTTTGGGGAGGCTCCTGTGCCTCCATCGTAACCAGAAATTACAATTTTATCTGCAAATGCTTTCGCCACACCTGCTGCAATGGTACCGACCCCTGATTTCGATACGAGTTTAACCGTAATGTCCGCTTCACGATTCACATTTTTTAAATCATGAATCAATTGCGCCAAGTCTTCGATAGAATAAATATCATGGTGTGGGGGTGGCGAAATCAAACCAATCCCCGGTGTTGACCCCCTCACTTCGGCAATCCAAGGATATACTTTCGTACCTGGTAATTGTCCACCTTCGCCTGGTTTAGCGCCTTGTGCAACTTTAATTTGAATTTCTTTAGCATGTTGCAAATAATGGCTCGTGACACCAAAACGACCTGATGCTACTTGTTTAATCGCACTCTTATAGTCAGCACCGTCTTCAGAACGTGCATAACGTTCAAGCGCTTCCCCACCTTCGCCACTATTACTTTTACCACCGAGGCGGTTCATCGCTTCTGCCAATGTTTGGTGTGCTTCTTGAGAAATCGAACCATAACTCATTGCCCCAGTTTTAAACCGTTTCACAATATTTTCGACAGACTCGACTTCTTCTAGAGAGATGCTGTGTTGTGATTTAAAATCAAACAAATCTCGCAAATGACTCGTCGTATGATGGTTCGCCACCTCAGAAAATTGTTTGAATTTGGCATAGTCATTATCCCGACATGCATGTTGTAACAATTGAATGGTCATTGGATTAAATGTATGATATTGGCCTTGTTGTCGCCATTGGAACGTACTGCCAGGTTTTAAATATGGCTGTTCTATCGTTTGACGCCGTTTGTTTTCAGCATCTAATGTCGCTAATGATATTCCGGAAAGTTTGGATGGTGTCCCTGGGAAATAATGTTTTATGACATCATCCCCTAAGCCAACCGCTTCAAAAATCTGTGCTCCATGATAACTTTGTACTGTTGAAATTCCCATTTTAGCCATTACTTTAATAAGCCCTTCAGAAAAAATCGTATTCAGTTGCGCTACATTTGACGCAACCTCCCCTTGAATACGATGCATCTTTGTTAGATCTGCAATGGTTTGTTGTGCCAAATAAGGCACTGTCGCATTCGCACCATATCCTATGAGACACGCCAGATGATGCACTTCTCGCATTTCTCCAGACATAGCAACAATACTTGTTTGCATACGTAAATTATGACGAATCAACAACTGATGAATATGGCTCACTGCTAGTAACATAGGCATCGCAAAATGCGTTGTGTCACATACCGTTTTATCTTCCAAAACGACAACTTCTACCCCTTGTTGAACCGCTTCGATAACTGCTTTCCCCAATGTGTTTAGCGCCTCTTTTAAGTCTTCATCATATCCTGTTTGAAAATATGCCGTTTTCAACGCGTGTGAAGCAATATGTTGCAATTGTTTTTCCGTTAATACAGGGTGTTTCAGTTGCACCCGTTTAAGCGCTTCAGGACTAGGCTTTAACACATTACCTTCTCCACCTAGATACGTAAGTTCACTCGTTACAATTTTTTCACGATATGCATCGATTGGTGGATTTGTGACTTGTGCAAAGAGTTGTTTAAAATAGTTAAATAATGACTCGGGTTGTTCATTTAACACTGCAAGTGGTGCATCATACCCCATGGCACCTATAGGATCTTTACCCCCTGTCATAAGCTCTGTTAAATATTTATCAATATCTTCTTTTGTATAACCAAATCGTTGTTGCATTCGACGTACTTCGGCTTCTGAGACGTCTAAATCAGTATATGTGATCTCATCTAGTTCCAACATGAGACGTTCTTTATCCAGCCATTCCGCATATGGATATTGAGATGCGATGGCTTGTTTTAACGTTTCATTACCAACGACTTTATTTTCATTAAAATCAACGAGTAGTAACTTACCTGGATTTAATTGCCCCTTATATGCCACATCTGTCTCATCAACATCGACGACTCCAACTTCAGACGAAAAAATAATTTCGTTATTCTTTGTAATGGTGTAACGTCCCGGACGCAAACCATTACGGTCCGTTAATGCCCCAAGTTTATCCCCATCACAAAACGAAATCATCGTTGGTCCATCCCACGGTTCCATAAGATAACTATAAAATTCATAAAATGCACGCACATTAGGGTCGTTGCTCTCATTGTACAACCACGGTTCTGGAATGAGCAACATCGCCGCTTGTTCTGGCGGCATCGCTAAACTTAAAAACTCTAGTGCGTTATCAACAATTGCTGAGTCACTTCCAGATTCATCTAAAATACGATGAACTTTATGTGCATCTGTACCGAAAACGGTTTGAATTAAACGTTGCTGACGTGCACGCATCCAATTCACATTGCCTTGTATCGTATTAATCTCCCCATTATGCATTAATAGTCGATTCGGGTGGGCGCGTTCCCAACTCGGAAACGTATTAGTACTAAAACGTGAATGGACGGACCCAAATTTCGAAACATAATCTTCTTGTTGTAAATCGACATACAATGTCTTAATTTGATCCGAGCGCAACCACCCTTTATACACAATGGTACGTCGAGACAAACTTGTAAAATAAACCCCTAATTTTTCTTTCATACTATAATGTTCAATTTGTTTGCGCGCGAGATAAAGTGCACGATCGAAATGGTCTGCCCCTCGATTCACGACGAACATTTGTTGAATGGTAGGCATCGTTTCAGCAACATGTGGCGCGAGACAAGATACATCAACAGGAACATGGCGATAACCTAAAAGTTTTAACCCTTCTGCTTCAAAAATACGTGCAATTTTCACATGATGTTCAGAATGAGAAATGTCTTCGTTTGCAAAAAACATACCAACTGCATAATCCCCTTCTGGCGGCAAATCCAATGACACCACTGTCTTAAAATAAGCGTACGGAATTTCCGTCATAATACCGGCGCCATCCCCAGTTATACCGTCTGCACCAATACCTCCACGATGATCCAGGCGACGCAACATTTCTAATGATTTTTCAACAATGTGGTGCGAACGTTTATTATTCATATTGGCATAAAAACCAATGCCACACGCGTCATGTTCTTCACGCGCATCATAGAGTCCTTTTTGAGCATACGATGAATTGTTAGACATTTCTGACACCTCTCTTCAGTAATACAATCAACTATATAGAAGCTCATTTATCACATCAATATATAATTGAGATGAAATCCATCTCAATTTGAGATAATATGGTTATACATGGGGGGAGAACATTGGAATTAAAACAATTAAAGTACTTTGTAGAAGTTGCTAAAAGAGAACACATCTCTGAAGCTGCTTTAGAATTAAACGTCGCACAATCAGCCATAAGCCGTCATATTAGTAATTTAGAAACAGAATTAGGCACCGCTTTATTCCACCGTAAAGGACGTAACGTATATTTAACTTCAGAAGGGAAACATTTGCTTAAAGTTGCGCGTCCTATTTTAGAACAAGTAGATCAAACGTTAGACTATTTTCAAATGCATCAAGAAATACGTTCAAGTACAGTCATGCTCGGATATATTGATGGGGCAGTCGGTCAAATTTTACCTCAAGTATTAGATAAAATCGAAACAGACACGGACATCAAAATCATCCCTACTTTACTCAGTGCACAAGATATGAAAATATCCCTAGTTAGCAATGAAATTGATATTGCCATCACAAATGAAAGTATTGATGATGCACAATTTCAACATCATCCACTGTTTGAAGAAACATATGTTTTGTATGGTCCACCACACCATCCGTTAATGACCGTACCGAATCCACCGATGTCACATATTTTAAAACATCAACTTTACATTCATGAGCCAATAGCCGACGACTTTAAAGCCTATATACACGCACATGCAATGCATCCGGTGTATCAATGTAAACTCCCCCAATTTGCCCGTTTTATCTTACAGCGAGAAAAAGGCTTTGTCATTGCACCATCTTATATAAATCTATATAGTCATACACATCAGTGGTCTAAAATATCGTTATCTCATACAGATATGAGAAAGACGGTTTCACTCGTTTACCGTAAAGACAATGCGCACGCAACGCAATTAAAAATGATTAACATGCTCATATCACACTTACAACAACATGCAACTTATCATTAAAAGGAGACATTTATGACACGATTTCAATCGCATCGCTCATTTTTGTTGACGGTACTTATCACGGTGATTTTGGCAATATCCGTCATTATATTTACATGTTTTAATGCACGCTTTTATTCCACACCGATAGGAAAAGTCACAGAAATAGTGAAGCATCATAAAGAAACATCAATCGACGAACATAAAAATAAAGATATTAAGTATACAGATACACTACATATTGAATTACTGAACACGAAAGATAAAGGTAAAACGATTACTGTTCATCACCCATACAATCAATCCAAAACAGAAGAACAAGCGTATCACCCTGGCGACAAAGTATTGCTCCATCTCGGCAAACATTCAAACGATCATTTCATTCAGGAAAAGAAACGCGACACACTTGTTGCTACGGTATTGAGTATATTTGTGATTGCACTACTCATTGTAGGCCATCGCGTCGGCGTACAATCGATTTTGTCTCTCACATTAAATACGATAGCAATTTTAACAGCTATTGGTATTTATAATACATATACGCAGCTGAACTTGTTTATGGTGATGAGTGTTGCGGTCCTCATTGCAACCTCCATTACACTCTGGCTCGTCATCGGCTGGACGAAACGCACCGTGGTGACCATCGCCAGTACGTTACTTGGAACTTGGCTTTCAGTAGGCATCTCATGGGCCGTCATAATGTGGACACACGCAGAAGGTATTAAATATGAAACGATGAGCTTTTTAACATTGCCACCACATACGATATTTTTAGCATCAGTGATGGTGGGATCACTCGGAGCCGTAATGGATGTTGCCATTACGATATCAAGTGGTATGTACGAAATTATGCAACGCTCTCCACATATTACTCGAAAACGATGGATTCTTGCAGGGCGCAATATTGGCAGTGATATTATGGGAACAATGACGAACATATTGCTATTTTCCTATTTAGCAGGAGGGCTCCCGTTATTGCTCCTTTACTTAAAAAATGCGAATACACTCACATACAGTATTTCAATGAACTGGTCTTTAGAAATTGCTCGTGCGATTACGGGTGGCATCGGCATCGTATTAACTATTCCACTCACCATCGCACTGATGCAACTTTGGCATTTCTGGGAAAGAGGTGATCGCACATGAACGCTGTCGTCATCTTAGGTCTGATTTTATTTCTATTAATGTTGATTTTTGGGGGTAAATCAGGTGCCGTTGCTTTTGGCACATTGTTTTTAAATTTTATTTTGCTCGTCATCGCATTGATATCGATGATTTTTGGTATCCCTATTTATATTGTGACAATTATTTTCTGTATCGTAGTGGCAGCGATAAACTTATTCGCTCTAAATGGTTTTAACATCAAAACCTTCGCAGCTTTCATATCAAGCATTGTCACAACCGTCATGATGCTCGTTGCGATTTATTTATCAATCCATTTAGGACATCTACAAGGTTTCACACAAGAGGAACAAGATGAAACGTATATTTTTTCAATGAATATCGGTATCGATATGGAACAATTCATGATTTTTGTCGTTATTCTTGCCGTCATTGCGGCAGTGATTGATTTAGCTATTACCATCAGCTCACCAATGTATGAGCTTCATGAAACGAACCCATCGTTATCTTCACGTGCATTATTTGAATCCGGTATGCGTGTCGGACGTGAAATTTTGGCTACATCTGCCAATACGATATATTTAGCATTTATTGGCGGTTCGATGACACTTGTATTTTGGTTCTTTAATTTACATTATCATTTTGGTCACCTTATTAATGCCAAACTCTTTGTACAAGAGCTGATTACCATTTTACTCGGTGGCATCGCCATAGCCATATGTATTCCAATTACAGCCGCACTGACAGCTTGGCTCATTCACAATCATCATCGGTTACCCATTCAATTTAACACCCCTACATGAGATGAAGTGAATAGGGTAAAAGAACAAAGAGGTGAATGTCATGACGAAGATACACATACGCGGGGCGCGTCAAAACAATTTGAAAAACATTCATGTAGCGATTCCAAAACATCAACTCACGGTCGTTACAGGACGCTCGGGATCTGGAAAATCCTCCCTTGTCTTCAGTACCGTTGCTGCTGAATCTGAACGGTTATTAAATGAAACATATTCTAGTTACATCCAACATCAATTAACGCACTATGACAAACCGGATGTAGACCAAATTGAAAACTTACCTGTTGCGATGGTTATCAATCAAAAACGACTTGGGGGTAATTCCCGCTCAACAGTAGGAACCATTTCTGACATATATGCATCCGTACGCTTATTATGGTCACGTATCGGGGAGCCTTTTGTTGGCTACTCAGATGTTTTTTCATTCAATAATCCAAATGGCATGTGTGAAACGTGCCAAGGTTTAGGTTATGTTGAAGATATTGATTTAAATGAATTATTAGATTATGACAAATCTTTAAATGAAGGTGCAATTCGCTTCCCATCATTCAAACCCGATAGTTGGCGTGGAAAACGTTACCGCTACTCTGGGTTATTTGATAATGACAAAAAATTAAAAGACTATACAGATGCGGAAATGGACACTTTTTTATATACCAAACCTACAACACTTAAAAATCCACCGTCTAACTGGCCTAAAACGGCAAAATTTGAAGGATTAATTCACCGGTTCCGACGTTCATTTCTAATTAATGATAACTTTGAGAAAAAACGTTTCTTAAAAGACGTTCAACGTGTCGTCACTACACATAAATGCCCTTCATGTGATGGTCAACGCTTAAATCAAAATGTGTTGCGTTGTCAAATCAATGGAATGAACATTGCAGAATTTACAGCATTAACGATTGAAGAAACCATTCCATTTTTAAAGGAAATTGAAAGCGAGAAAGCCACGTTTATCATTCAACCGTTATTGCAACAACTCGAAGCACTCAATGATATCGGATTGAATTATTTAACACTAGGGCGTGAGACGACAACCCTTTCTGGTGGAGAGTCACAACGCATCAAACTCATTCGTCATTTAAATAGCCCATTGACCGATTTGGTTTATATCATTGATGAGCCAAGCGTCGGACTCCACCCTGAAGACATTGAAAAAATTAATCAAATTATGTTAAACATACGTGATAAAGGCAATAGTGTAATTATTGTCGAACACGACCCTGATGTCATTAAAATTGCGGACCATATCATTGATATCGGTCCAGGTGCTGGCAAAAACGGAGGAAACGTCACATTTGAAGGTACGTATCACAATTTATTAAAGTCTGATACTGATACAGGACGCGCTTTGACGCGACAACATCAATTAAAAGCACAAACCACTTCGCAATTTGATGCGTGGTTTGAGTTAAACCACATCTCACGCAACAATTTACACGATGTGTCTGTCCACATTCCAAAACAGGCGCTCACTGTACTCACTGGTGTTGCGGGCTCTGGTAAGAGTTCTTTAATTAAGGCAGGTTTTGAAGGAGAAAGCGATGCCATATTTATTGATCAAAAACCCGTACATGCCTCCAATCGCTCTAATTTATTAACATATATGGACATATTTGATGATGTGCGCACATTTTTTAGTAAAGCGACTGGCTTAAAAAAAGGCATGTTTAGTTATAACTCTGAAGGCGCGTGCCCAAATTGTAATGGTAAAGGAGTCCTCAAAACAGAATTGGCATTTATGCCTGACTTCTCCCAAGTGTGTGAAGTATGCGGTGGGACACGTTATAAAAAAGACGTATTAGAGGCTAAAGTGGATGGGTATTCTATTGCAGATGTTTTGGCATTAACTGTTGAAGAAGCTATCACTTTTTTTGATGCAGAACCAACGATTGCCTCTCGTCTTAAAGCACTGCAATCTACCGGTCTGTATTACATGACGCTAGGTCAATCTCTAGATACCCTTTCCGGTGGTGAAATACAACGGGTGAAATTGAGCCGCTATTTAACAGAAAAAATGGCCAATCGCGTATTCATTTTTGATGAACCTACCACTGGATTACATGAAGATGACATCCCTATCTTGCAGTCTCGGTTTGATCAATTAATTGAAGATGGTAATACTGTCATCCTTATTGAACACAATTTAACGATGATGACGCAAGCCGATTGGATTATCGATGTAGGTCCAGGTGCCGGAACAAAAGGCGGCCATATTTTATACAGTGGCCCACCACAAGACATCTTTCAAATCAAAAACTCGGTCACCGCAAAACATCTCGCACGTTATACAACATAAAATGCACGCATCTAGCGCCATAATAAGCGTAAAAGCGAATAGCCTTCAAAATTCATCAATGGATGAATTTTGAAGGCTATTTTTTCTAGAGGCAATGTGGTTCAATCATTTATGTGAGATACACTTTATTTCGCTTGAATAACGATTGAATTTCCAGGATAAAATGCAACTTCCGTTGTTTTAGCGTGATACACTTCACCTTTTTTTACATGGCTTTCAATCGATTTTGCACTATGATTGATATGATTAATACGTAAAGTGAGATTCATCAAT
The sequence above is a segment of the Staphylococcus hyicus genome. Coding sequences within it:
- a CDS encoding YibE/F family protein, with amino-acid sequence MNAVVILGLILFLLMLIFGGKSGAVAFGTLFLNFILLVIALISMIFGIPIYIVTIIFCIVVAAINLFALNGFNIKTFAAFISSIVTTVMMLVAIYLSIHLGHLQGFTQEEQDETYIFSMNIGIDMEQFMIFVVILAVIAAVIDLAITISSPMYELHETNPSLSSRALFESGMRVGREILATSANTIYLAFIGGSMTLVFWFFNLHYHFGHLINAKLFVQELITILLGGIAIAICIPITAALTAWLIHNHHRLPIQFNTPT
- a CDS encoding ATP-binding cassette domain-containing protein, whose product is MTKIHIRGARQNNLKNIHVAIPKHQLTVVTGRSGSGKSSLVFSTVAAESERLLNETYSSYIQHQLTHYDKPDVDQIENLPVAMVINQKRLGGNSRSTVGTISDIYASVRLLWSRIGEPFVGYSDVFSFNNPNGMCETCQGLGYVEDIDLNELLDYDKSLNEGAIRFPSFKPDSWRGKRYRYSGLFDNDKKLKDYTDAEMDTFLYTKPTTLKNPPSNWPKTAKFEGLIHRFRRSFLINDNFEKKRFLKDVQRVVTTHKCPSCDGQRLNQNVLRCQINGMNIAEFTALTIEETIPFLKEIESEKATFIIQPLLQQLEALNDIGLNYLTLGRETTTLSGGESQRIKLIRHLNSPLTDLVYIIDEPSVGLHPEDIEKINQIMLNIRDKGNSVIIVEHDPDVIKIADHIIDIGPGAGKNGGNVTFEGTYHNLLKSDTDTGRALTRQHQLKAQTTSQFDAWFELNHISRNNLHDVSVHIPKQALTVLTGVAGSGKSSLIKAGFEGESDAIFIDQKPVHASNRSNLLTYMDIFDDVRTFFSKATGLKKGMFSYNSEGACPNCNGKGVLKTELAFMPDFSQVCEVCGGTRYKKDVLEAKVDGYSIADVLALTVEEAITFFDAEPTIASRLKALQSTGLYYMTLGQSLDTLSGGEIQRVKLSRYLTEKMANRVFIFDEPTTGLHEDDIPILQSRFDQLIEDGNTVILIEHNLTMMTQADWIIDVGPGAGTKGGHILYSGPPQDIFQIKNSVTAKHLARYTT